A portion of the Cryptomeria japonica chromosome 5, Sugi_1.0, whole genome shotgun sequence genome contains these proteins:
- the LOC131062553 gene encoding alpha-L-fucosidase 1, whose translation MGRIFIWVVMVGIFLCCSFEVGLCNSDVPPPLPLVPLPTAKQLKWQQREMVMFLHFGMNTFTNREWGTGKENPQWFNPKGLDTNQWAKVAKEAGFSLVILTTKHHDGFCLWPSKYTNHSVKSSPWKDGKGDVVKDLSVAAQGQGVDFGVYLSPWDRYEPFYGKELQYNEFYLGQLQELLTKYGPISEVWFDGAKGDNTTMTYLFSKWFALVRELQISANIFSDAGPDIRWVGDENGTAGSTFWSTINGSSLKIGEASIEGYLNTGDPYGTDWIPGECDVSIRPGWFWHPEEKPKRLSKLLDIYYNSVGRNCVLLLNVPPNTTGLISAEDVERLMEFTNAINTIFSVDLAASTSITANSVRGEAFAPANVLDTDLWTYWAPKDHKNRRTTNWICLESKEAMEFNVVRIQEAVGLGQRVMKYGVYAFGVDGKKRMLVSNGTTIGYKKLDRLKKPVKAYKVMLVIWKCRGEVPLISSFGLHFDPFYRGE comes from the exons ATGGGGAGAATTTTCATATGGGTGGTAATGGTGGGTATATTTCTTTGTTGTAGTTTTGAGGTTGGGCTCTGCAATTCGGATgttcctcctcctctgcctctagTGCCTCTGCCCACTGCCAAGCAGCTCAAATGGCAGCAAAGAGAAATGGTTATGTTTCTTCATTTCGGTATGAATACATTCACCAACAGAGAATGGGGAACAGGGAAAGAGAATCCTCAGTGGTTCAATCCCAAGGGGCTCGATACAAATCAGTGGGCTAAGGTGGCCAAAGAAGCAGGATTTTCTCTGGTAATTCTGACTACAAAGCATCATGATGGGTTCTGCCTCTGGCCTTCTAAGTATACAAATCATTCGGTGAAAAGCAGCCCATGGAAAGATGGAAAAGGAGATGTTGTTAAGGATTTATCAGTAGCAGCACAAGGCCAAGGCGTGGATTTTGGCGTGTATTTGTCTCCTTGGGATCGGTATGAGCCTTTCTATGGCAAAGAGCTCCAGTACAATGAATTTTATCTGGGACAGCTGCAGGAGCTCCTTACCAA GTATGGCCCCATATCCGAAGTATGGTTTGATGGAGCTAAAGGAGATAACACAACAATGACATACTTGTTTTCCAAGTGGTTTGCTCTGGTTCGtgaattacaaatatctgcaaacaTATTCTCAGATGCAGGACCAGACATCAGATGGGTGGGAGACGAAAATGGCACTGCAGGGTCAACCTTTTGGTCTACCATCAATGGATCTTCGTTGAAGATTGGAGAAGCTTCCATCGAAGG GTATTTGAATACTGGAGACCCATATGGAACAGATTGGATTCCTGGAGAATGTGATGTATCAATCAGGCCAGGGTGGTTTTGGCATCCAGAAGAGAAACCCAAACGGCTAAGCAAATTGCTGGACATATACTACAATTCAGTAGGCAGGAACTGTGTGTTATTACTCAACGTTCCACCAAATACAACAGGCCTTATCTCTGCAGAAGATGTGGAACGACTAATGGAGTTCACAAATGCCATAAACACCATTTTTTCTGTAGATCTGGCTGCTTCTACTTCTATTACAGCAAACAGTGTGCGAGGGGAAGCCTTCGCCCCTGCCAATGTATTGGACACCGATCTCTGGACTTACTGGGCACCCAAGGATCACAAAAACAGAAGAACAACAAATTGGATATGTTTGGAGAGCAAAGAAGCCATGGAATTCAATGTTGTGAGGATTCAGGAGGCCGTTGGACTTGGGCAAAGGGTGATGAAATATGGGGTTTATGCATTTGGCGTCGATGGGAAGAAAAGAATGCTTGTGAGTAATGGAACTACAATCGGATACAAGAAGCTTGATAGACTGAAAAAGCCTGTGAAAGCTTACAAGGTTATGCTTGTAATTTGGAAATGCAGAGGAGAAGTGCCTCTCATTTCATCATTTGGGCTGCATTTTGATCCATTTTACAGAGGGGAATAA